The proteins below come from a single Melospiza melodia melodia isolate bMelMel2 chromosome 12, bMelMel2.pri, whole genome shotgun sequence genomic window:
- the UGGT1 gene encoding UDP-glucose:glycoprotein glucosyltransferase 1 isoform X2, which produces MGILIAVLGVCFSSSLVQADSKAVTTSLTTKWSSTPLLLETSEFLSEEGQEKFWNFVEASENIKRAEHDGSDYSSYQEMLKVACQTLSPLQQNLLKFSLSLRSYSAAVQAFQQIAADESPPEGCTLFFVVHGEKTCEFDSLGNLLQAASDRPKPFLFKGDHKYPAANPESPVVILYAEIGSEGFYRQHRRLVAKAEAGEITYVLRHYIANPSKEKVYLSGYGVELAIKSTEYKAKDDTQVKGTDVNATVIDENDPIDEVQGFLFGKLRQLYPDLSEELKELRKHLVESTNEMAPLKVWQLQDLSFQTAARILTAPPVDALMVMKDLSQNFPTKARAITKTVVSSELRAEIEENQKYFKGTLGLQPGDSALFINGLLIDLDTQDIFSLIDVLRNEARVMEGLHSLGIEGVSLHNVLKLNTQPSDSDYAVDIRSPAISWINNLEVDSRYNSWPSSVQELLRPTFPGVIRQIRKNFHNFVLIVDPTHETTAELLNVAEMFFSNHIPLRIGLVFVVNDSEDVDGLQDPGVALLRTYNYVAQEMDNNYAFQTVMSIYNKVKTGDQLKVEHVVSVLEKQYPYVEINSVLGIDSAYDQNRKAARAYYEQTGVGPLPVVLFNGMPFQKDQLDPDDLETVTMHKILETTSIFQRAVYLGELSNDQDVVEYIMNQPNVVPRINSRILRSDREYLDLTGMNNHFVDDFARFTTLESKDKTAAVANSMTYLTKKDDSFVRPVTFWIVGDFDKPSGRQLLYDAIKHQKSSNNIRISMINNPSEEPNSQNTIVAKAIWAALQTQTSNNAKNFITKMAKEETVKALEAGADILEFAVGGMDANIFKEAFESPKVDFILSHAIYCRDVLKLKKGQRAVISNGRIIGPLEDGEMFNQDDFHLLENIILKTSGQKIKSQIQQLGFEEDLASDLVMKVDALLSAQPKGEARIEYQFFEERYSAVKLRPKEGETYFDVVAIVDPVTRDAQRLAPLLLVLNQLINMNLRVFMNCQSKLSDMPLKSFYRYVLEPEISFTAENNFAPGPIAKFLDMPQSPLFTLNLNTPESWMVESVRTPYDLDNIFLEEVESVVAAEYELEYLLLEGHCYDITTGQPPRGLQFTLGTSSSPVIVDTIVMANLGYFQLKANPGAWTLRLRKGRSEDIYRIYSHDGTDSPPEANEVIVVLNNFKSKIIKVKVQKKFDMMNEDLLSDGTNENESGFWESLKWGFTGGQKNEDVKQDKDDVLNIFSVASGHLYERFLRIMMLSVLKHTKTPLKFWFLKNYLSPTFKEFIPYMAKKYNFQYELVQYKWPRWLHQQTEKQRIIWGYKILFLDVLFPLAVDKILFVDADQIVRTDLKELRDFNLDGAPYGYTPFCDSRREMDGYRFWKSGYWASHLAGRKYHISALYVVDLKKFRKIAAGDRLRGQYQGLSQDPNSLSNLDQDLPNNMIHQVPIKSLPQEWLWCETWCDDSSKKRAKTIDLCNNPMTKEPKLQAAMRIVPEWQDYDQEIKLLQSNFQKEKEMGTPAEMPGQHTHDPEAHVEL; this is translated from the exons GCCAAAGCCATTTTTGTTCAAGGGGGACCACAAGTACCCAGCAGCAAACCCTGAAAGCCCTGTGGTCATACTTTATGCAGAGATTGGCTCAGAGGGGTTCTACAGACAGCACAGGAGGCTTGTTGCAAAGGCTGAGGCTGGAGAAATCACTTATGTGCTCAGACACTACATTGCT AATCCCAGCAAGGAGAAGGTCTACCTCTCTGGCTATGGTGTAGAACTGGCTATTAAAAGTACAGAATATAAGGCCAAGGATGATACCCAGGTGAAAg GCACAGATGTGAATGCTACAGTCATAGATGAAAATGACCCTATTGATGAAGTGCAAGGATTTCTGTTTGGAAAACTAAG gcagctgtatcCTGACTTGTcagaagagctgaaagagcttAGAAAACACCTCGTGGAAAGTACCAATGAAATGGCACCTCTGAAAGTGTGGCAGCTCCAAG aTCTGAGTTTTCAAACTGCTGCTCGCATTTTGACTGCTCCCCCTGTGGATGCCCTGATGGTCATGAAAGATCTTAGTCAGAACTTTCCTACAAAGGCCAG AGCCATAACAAAAACAGTTGTGTCCTCGGAACTCAGAGCAGAAATTGAAGAGAACCAAAAG TATTTCAAGGGAACGTTAGGATTGCAACCAGGAGATTCTGCCCTGTTCATCAATGGACTGCTTATTGACTTAGACACTCAGGATATATTTAG CTTGATTGATGTGCTCCGCAATGAAGCCCGAGTTATGGAAGGCCTGCACAGCTTGGGAATTGAGGGAGTTTCCTTACACAATGTCCTGAAGTTGAACACCCAGCCATCAGATTCTGACTATGCTGTGGACATCAGAAGCCCTGCCATTTCA TGGATCAACAATCTGGAAGTTGATAGTCGATACAATTCCTGGCCTTCCAGCGTGCAGGAACTGCTGCGTCCCACATTTCCTGGTGTCATCAGGCAAATCAGAAAAAACTTCCATAACTTT GTGCTGATAGTAGATCCTACCCATGAAACCACAGCAGAATTACTGAATGTGGCAGAAATGTTCTTCAGTAACCACATCCCACTGAG GATAGGACTAGTCTTTGTGGTTAATGACTCAGAGGATGTTGATGGACTGCAGGATCCTGGTGTTGCCCTCCTGAGGACATACAATTATGTGGCACAAGAAATGGACAATAATTATGCTTTTCAGACTGTCATGTCT ATCTATAACAAAGTGAAAACAGGAGACCAGCTGAAAGTGGAACATGTTGTTAGTGTTCTTGAGAAACAGTATCCTTATGTGGAAATCAACAGCGTGCTGGGAATTGATTCTGCCTATGATCAAAACAGAAAG GCAGCAAGAGCTTACTATGAGCAAACTGGTGTGGGCCCCCTCCCTGTTGTCCTGTTCAATGGGATGCCTTTCCAAAAAGATCAGCTGGATCCTGATGACCTGGAAACTGTGACAATGCACAAAATCCTGGAAACCACGAGCATCTTCCAGCGAGCCGTGTACCTG GGTGAATTATCTAATGACCAAGATGTGGTTGAGTATATCATGAACCAGCCTAATGTTGTTCCAAGAATTAACTCAAGAATCCTAAGGTCTGACAGAGAGTACCTAGATCTGACAGGAATGA ATAACCATTTTGTGGATGACTTTGCTCGATTTACCACATTGGAGTCTAAAGATAAGACAGCTGCTGTTGCAAACAGCATGACCTACTTAACAAAGAAAG ATGATTCCTTTGTTAGACCAGTTACTTTTTGGATTGTTGGTGATTTTGATAAACCTTCAGGAAGGCAATTGTTGTATGATGCCATTAAACATCAG aaatCCAGCAATAACATTCGAATCAGCATGATTAATAACCCCAGTGAAGAACCCAACAGCCAGAATACCATTGTGGCTAAAGCCATATGGGCAGCTttgcagacacaaacctcaaatAATGCCAAGAACTTCATCACCAAGATGGCAAAAGAAGAAACTGTGAAGGCACTGGAGGCAGGAGCTGACATCTTGGAATTTGCTGTTGGG GGTATGGATGCCAACATTTTCAAAGAAGCCTTTGAGTCTCCCAAGGTGGATTTTATTCTCTCCCATGCTATTTACTGCAGAGATGTTCTGAAGCTGAAGAAGGGGCAGAGGGCTGTGATCAGCAATGGACGG ATTATTGGCCCATTAGAGGATGGAGAGATGTTCAACCAGGATGATTTTCATCTCCTTGAAAATATAATCCTAAAGACATCGGGACAGAAAATCAAATCTCAGATTCAACAGCTGGGATTTGAAGAAGATCT GGCAAGTGATTTGGTAATGAAAGTGGATGCTCTTCTTTCTGCTCAGCCAAAAGGAGAGGCAAGGATTGAATATCAGTTTTTTGAAGAACGATACAG TGCAGTTAAACTGAGACCAAAAGAGGGGGAGACATACTTTGATGTTGTGGCTATTGTTGATCCTGTGACCAGAGATGCTCAAAGACTTGCTCCATTACTTTTG GTTTTGAACCAACTGATAAATATGAATCTGAGAGTGTTTATGAACTGCCAGTCTAAGCTTTCTGACATGCCACTGAAAAG CTTTTACCGCTATGTTTTGGAGCCAGAGATTTCTTTCACAGCAGAGAATAACTTTGCTCCAGGACCAATTGCCAAGTTTTTGGATATGCCCCAGTCTCCACTGTTCACTCTGAATTTAAACACTCCTGAGAGCTGGATGGTGGAATCTGTTAGAACCCCCTATGACCTTGATAATATCTTCTTAGAGGAG GTGGAGAGTGTTGTAGCTGCAGAGTATGAGCTGGAGTACCTGCTGCTGGAGGGCCACTGCTATGACATTACAACTGGGCAGCCACCTCGGGGGCTGCAGTTCACCCTGGGCACCTCCAGCAGCCCTGTCATCGTGGACACCATTGTCATGGCCAACCTG GGCTACTTCCAGTTAAAAGCCAATCCTGGTGCATGGACTCTAAGACTGAGAAAAGGCAGATCTGAAGATATTTACAGGATCTACAG TCATGATGGCACGGACTCTCCACCTGAAGCTAATGAAGTTATTGTTGTTCTCAATAACTTCAAGAGCAAAATTATTAAAGTGAAG GTGCAGAAAAAGTTTGATATGATGAATGAAGATCTGCTAAGTGATGGCACCAATGAGAATGAATCTGGATTTTGGGAATCTCTGAAATG GGGATTCACAGGAGGACAGAAGAATGAAGATGTGAAACAGGATAAAGATGATGTACTAAATATATTCTCTGTGGCTTCAGGACACCTGTATGAGAGATTCCTACG cATAATGATGTTGTCTGTGCTGAAACACACCAAGACTCCTTTAAAGTTTTGGTTTCTGAAGAACTACTTATCACCTACATTCAAG GAGTTCATCCCATACATGGCCAAGAAGTACAATTTCCAGTATGAGCTTGTCCAGTATAAATGGCCACGCTGGCTGCACCAACAGACAGAGAAGCAGCGAATCATCTGGGGTTACAAGATCCTCTTTCTAGATGTGCTCTTCCCATTAGCTGTTGATAAAATCCTCTTTGTGGATGCTGATCAG ATTGTGCGCACAGACCTGAAGGAACTgagggattttaatttggatgGTGCTCCTTATGGATACACCCCCTTCTGTGACAGCCGAAGGGAGATGGATGGATACAGGTTCTGGAAATCAGGATACTGGGCAAGTCATTTAGCTGGAAGAAAATACCACATCAG TGCTCTGTACGTTGTGGATCTGAAGAAGTTCAGGAAGATAGCAGCTGGAGATCGACTCCGAGGACAGTATCAGGGTCTGAGTCAGGATCCAAACAGTCTGTCCAACCTTGATCAG GATTTGCCAAACAACATGATCCACCAAGTACCAATCAAGTCCTTACCACAGGAGTGGCTGTGGTGTGAAACATGGTGTGATGATTCCTCAAAGAAGAGAGCAAAAACCATTGATCTG TGTAACAACCCAATGACCAAAGAGCCCAAGCTGCAGGCAGCCATGAGGATAGTTCCAGAGTGGCAGGACTATGATCAAGAAATCAAACTGCTCCAGAGTAATTTCCAGAAGGAGAAGGAAATGGGAACACCAGCTGAGATGCCAGGACAACACACACATG ATCCAGAGGCACATGTGGAATTATGA
- the UGGT1 gene encoding UDP-glucose:glycoprotein glucosyltransferase 1 isoform X1 translates to MGILIAVLGVCFSSSLVQADSKAVTTSLTTKWSSTPLLLETSEFLSEEGQEKFWNFVEASENIKRAEHDGSDYSSYQEMLKVACQTLSPLQQNLLKFSLSLRSYSAAVQAFQQIAADESPPEGCTLFFVVHGEKTCEFDSLGNLLQAASDRPKPFLFKGDHKYPAANPESPVVILYAEIGSEGFYRQHRRLVAKAEAGEITYVLRHYIANPSKEKVYLSGYGVELAIKSTEYKAKDDTQVKGTDVNATVIDENDPIDEVQGFLFGKLRQLYPDLSEELKELRKHLVESTNEMAPLKVWQLQDLSFQTAARILTAPPVDALMVMKDLSQNFPTKARAITKTVVSSELRAEIEENQKYFKGTLGLQPGDSALFINGLLIDLDTQDIFSLIDVLRNEARVMEGLHSLGIEGVSLHNVLKLNTQPSDSDYAVDIRSPAISWINNLEVDSRYNSWPSSVQELLRPTFPGVIRQIRKNFHNFVLIVDPTHETTAELLNVAEMFFSNHIPLRIGLVFVVNDSEDVDGLQDPGVALLRTYNYVAQEMDNNYAFQTVMSIYNKVKTGDQLKVEHVVSVLEKQYPYVEINSVLGIDSAYDQNRKAARAYYEQTGVGPLPVVLFNGMPFQKDQLDPDDLETVTMHKILETTSIFQRAVYLGELSNDQDVVEYIMNQPNVVPRINSRILRSDREYLDLTGMNNHFVDDFARFTTLESKDKTAAVANSMTYLTKKGMSSKEIYDDSFVRPVTFWIVGDFDKPSGRQLLYDAIKHQKSSNNIRISMINNPSEEPNSQNTIVAKAIWAALQTQTSNNAKNFITKMAKEETVKALEAGADILEFAVGGMDANIFKEAFESPKVDFILSHAIYCRDVLKLKKGQRAVISNGRIIGPLEDGEMFNQDDFHLLENIILKTSGQKIKSQIQQLGFEEDLASDLVMKVDALLSAQPKGEARIEYQFFEERYSAVKLRPKEGETYFDVVAIVDPVTRDAQRLAPLLLVLNQLINMNLRVFMNCQSKLSDMPLKSFYRYVLEPEISFTAENNFAPGPIAKFLDMPQSPLFTLNLNTPESWMVESVRTPYDLDNIFLEEVESVVAAEYELEYLLLEGHCYDITTGQPPRGLQFTLGTSSSPVIVDTIVMANLGYFQLKANPGAWTLRLRKGRSEDIYRIYSHDGTDSPPEANEVIVVLNNFKSKIIKVKVQKKFDMMNEDLLSDGTNENESGFWESLKWGFTGGQKNEDVKQDKDDVLNIFSVASGHLYERFLRIMMLSVLKHTKTPLKFWFLKNYLSPTFKEFIPYMAKKYNFQYELVQYKWPRWLHQQTEKQRIIWGYKILFLDVLFPLAVDKILFVDADQIVRTDLKELRDFNLDGAPYGYTPFCDSRREMDGYRFWKSGYWASHLAGRKYHISALYVVDLKKFRKIAAGDRLRGQYQGLSQDPNSLSNLDQDLPNNMIHQVPIKSLPQEWLWCETWCDDSSKKRAKTIDLCNNPMTKEPKLQAAMRIVPEWQDYDQEIKLLQSNFQKEKEMGTPAEMPGQHTHDPEAHVEL, encoded by the exons GCCAAAGCCATTTTTGTTCAAGGGGGACCACAAGTACCCAGCAGCAAACCCTGAAAGCCCTGTGGTCATACTTTATGCAGAGATTGGCTCAGAGGGGTTCTACAGACAGCACAGGAGGCTTGTTGCAAAGGCTGAGGCTGGAGAAATCACTTATGTGCTCAGACACTACATTGCT AATCCCAGCAAGGAGAAGGTCTACCTCTCTGGCTATGGTGTAGAACTGGCTATTAAAAGTACAGAATATAAGGCCAAGGATGATACCCAGGTGAAAg GCACAGATGTGAATGCTACAGTCATAGATGAAAATGACCCTATTGATGAAGTGCAAGGATTTCTGTTTGGAAAACTAAG gcagctgtatcCTGACTTGTcagaagagctgaaagagcttAGAAAACACCTCGTGGAAAGTACCAATGAAATGGCACCTCTGAAAGTGTGGCAGCTCCAAG aTCTGAGTTTTCAAACTGCTGCTCGCATTTTGACTGCTCCCCCTGTGGATGCCCTGATGGTCATGAAAGATCTTAGTCAGAACTTTCCTACAAAGGCCAG AGCCATAACAAAAACAGTTGTGTCCTCGGAACTCAGAGCAGAAATTGAAGAGAACCAAAAG TATTTCAAGGGAACGTTAGGATTGCAACCAGGAGATTCTGCCCTGTTCATCAATGGACTGCTTATTGACTTAGACACTCAGGATATATTTAG CTTGATTGATGTGCTCCGCAATGAAGCCCGAGTTATGGAAGGCCTGCACAGCTTGGGAATTGAGGGAGTTTCCTTACACAATGTCCTGAAGTTGAACACCCAGCCATCAGATTCTGACTATGCTGTGGACATCAGAAGCCCTGCCATTTCA TGGATCAACAATCTGGAAGTTGATAGTCGATACAATTCCTGGCCTTCCAGCGTGCAGGAACTGCTGCGTCCCACATTTCCTGGTGTCATCAGGCAAATCAGAAAAAACTTCCATAACTTT GTGCTGATAGTAGATCCTACCCATGAAACCACAGCAGAATTACTGAATGTGGCAGAAATGTTCTTCAGTAACCACATCCCACTGAG GATAGGACTAGTCTTTGTGGTTAATGACTCAGAGGATGTTGATGGACTGCAGGATCCTGGTGTTGCCCTCCTGAGGACATACAATTATGTGGCACAAGAAATGGACAATAATTATGCTTTTCAGACTGTCATGTCT ATCTATAACAAAGTGAAAACAGGAGACCAGCTGAAAGTGGAACATGTTGTTAGTGTTCTTGAGAAACAGTATCCTTATGTGGAAATCAACAGCGTGCTGGGAATTGATTCTGCCTATGATCAAAACAGAAAG GCAGCAAGAGCTTACTATGAGCAAACTGGTGTGGGCCCCCTCCCTGTTGTCCTGTTCAATGGGATGCCTTTCCAAAAAGATCAGCTGGATCCTGATGACCTGGAAACTGTGACAATGCACAAAATCCTGGAAACCACGAGCATCTTCCAGCGAGCCGTGTACCTG GGTGAATTATCTAATGACCAAGATGTGGTTGAGTATATCATGAACCAGCCTAATGTTGTTCCAAGAATTAACTCAAGAATCCTAAGGTCTGACAGAGAGTACCTAGATCTGACAGGAATGA ATAACCATTTTGTGGATGACTTTGCTCGATTTACCACATTGGAGTCTAAAGATAAGACAGCTGCTGTTGCAAACAGCATGACCTACTTAACAAAGAAAG GAATGTCTTCCAAGGAGATCTATG ATGATTCCTTTGTTAGACCAGTTACTTTTTGGATTGTTGGTGATTTTGATAAACCTTCAGGAAGGCAATTGTTGTATGATGCCATTAAACATCAG aaatCCAGCAATAACATTCGAATCAGCATGATTAATAACCCCAGTGAAGAACCCAACAGCCAGAATACCATTGTGGCTAAAGCCATATGGGCAGCTttgcagacacaaacctcaaatAATGCCAAGAACTTCATCACCAAGATGGCAAAAGAAGAAACTGTGAAGGCACTGGAGGCAGGAGCTGACATCTTGGAATTTGCTGTTGGG GGTATGGATGCCAACATTTTCAAAGAAGCCTTTGAGTCTCCCAAGGTGGATTTTATTCTCTCCCATGCTATTTACTGCAGAGATGTTCTGAAGCTGAAGAAGGGGCAGAGGGCTGTGATCAGCAATGGACGG ATTATTGGCCCATTAGAGGATGGAGAGATGTTCAACCAGGATGATTTTCATCTCCTTGAAAATATAATCCTAAAGACATCGGGACAGAAAATCAAATCTCAGATTCAACAGCTGGGATTTGAAGAAGATCT GGCAAGTGATTTGGTAATGAAAGTGGATGCTCTTCTTTCTGCTCAGCCAAAAGGAGAGGCAAGGATTGAATATCAGTTTTTTGAAGAACGATACAG TGCAGTTAAACTGAGACCAAAAGAGGGGGAGACATACTTTGATGTTGTGGCTATTGTTGATCCTGTGACCAGAGATGCTCAAAGACTTGCTCCATTACTTTTG GTTTTGAACCAACTGATAAATATGAATCTGAGAGTGTTTATGAACTGCCAGTCTAAGCTTTCTGACATGCCACTGAAAAG CTTTTACCGCTATGTTTTGGAGCCAGAGATTTCTTTCACAGCAGAGAATAACTTTGCTCCAGGACCAATTGCCAAGTTTTTGGATATGCCCCAGTCTCCACTGTTCACTCTGAATTTAAACACTCCTGAGAGCTGGATGGTGGAATCTGTTAGAACCCCCTATGACCTTGATAATATCTTCTTAGAGGAG GTGGAGAGTGTTGTAGCTGCAGAGTATGAGCTGGAGTACCTGCTGCTGGAGGGCCACTGCTATGACATTACAACTGGGCAGCCACCTCGGGGGCTGCAGTTCACCCTGGGCACCTCCAGCAGCCCTGTCATCGTGGACACCATTGTCATGGCCAACCTG GGCTACTTCCAGTTAAAAGCCAATCCTGGTGCATGGACTCTAAGACTGAGAAAAGGCAGATCTGAAGATATTTACAGGATCTACAG TCATGATGGCACGGACTCTCCACCTGAAGCTAATGAAGTTATTGTTGTTCTCAATAACTTCAAGAGCAAAATTATTAAAGTGAAG GTGCAGAAAAAGTTTGATATGATGAATGAAGATCTGCTAAGTGATGGCACCAATGAGAATGAATCTGGATTTTGGGAATCTCTGAAATG GGGATTCACAGGAGGACAGAAGAATGAAGATGTGAAACAGGATAAAGATGATGTACTAAATATATTCTCTGTGGCTTCAGGACACCTGTATGAGAGATTCCTACG cATAATGATGTTGTCTGTGCTGAAACACACCAAGACTCCTTTAAAGTTTTGGTTTCTGAAGAACTACTTATCACCTACATTCAAG GAGTTCATCCCATACATGGCCAAGAAGTACAATTTCCAGTATGAGCTTGTCCAGTATAAATGGCCACGCTGGCTGCACCAACAGACAGAGAAGCAGCGAATCATCTGGGGTTACAAGATCCTCTTTCTAGATGTGCTCTTCCCATTAGCTGTTGATAAAATCCTCTTTGTGGATGCTGATCAG ATTGTGCGCACAGACCTGAAGGAACTgagggattttaatttggatgGTGCTCCTTATGGATACACCCCCTTCTGTGACAGCCGAAGGGAGATGGATGGATACAGGTTCTGGAAATCAGGATACTGGGCAAGTCATTTAGCTGGAAGAAAATACCACATCAG TGCTCTGTACGTTGTGGATCTGAAGAAGTTCAGGAAGATAGCAGCTGGAGATCGACTCCGAGGACAGTATCAGGGTCTGAGTCAGGATCCAAACAGTCTGTCCAACCTTGATCAG GATTTGCCAAACAACATGATCCACCAAGTACCAATCAAGTCCTTACCACAGGAGTGGCTGTGGTGTGAAACATGGTGTGATGATTCCTCAAAGAAGAGAGCAAAAACCATTGATCTG TGTAACAACCCAATGACCAAAGAGCCCAAGCTGCAGGCAGCCATGAGGATAGTTCCAGAGTGGCAGGACTATGATCAAGAAATCAAACTGCTCCAGAGTAATTTCCAGAAGGAGAAGGAAATGGGAACACCAGCTGAGATGCCAGGACAACACACACATG ATCCAGAGGCACATGTGGAATTATGA